In the Ursus arctos isolate Adak ecotype North America unplaced genomic scaffold, UrsArc2.0 scaffold_19, whole genome shotgun sequence genome, one interval contains:
- the DMWD gene encoding dystrophia myotonica WD repeat-containing protein isoform X1, which translates to MAAGGAEGGSGPGAAMGDCAEIKSQFRTREGFYKLLPGDGAARRSGPASAQTPAPPQPPQPPPGPASSSGPGAAGSAPSPPPAGPGPGPALPAVRLSLVRLGEPDGAGAGEPPATPAGLGAGGDRVCFNLGRELYFYPGCCRRGSQRSIDLNKPIDKRIYKGTQPTCHDFNQFTAATETISLLVGFSAGQVQYLDLIKKDTSKLFNEERLIDKTKVTYLKWLPESESLFLASHASGHLYLYNVSHPCASAPPQYSLLKQGEGFAVYAAKSKAPRNPLAKWAVGEGPLNEFAFSPDGRHLACVSQDGCLRVFHFDSMLLRGLMKSYFGGLLCVCWSPDGRYVVTGGEDDLVTVWSFTEGRVVARGHGHKSWVNAVAFDPYTTRAEEAAAAGGDGERSGEEEEEPDTGGTGSGGGPPLSPLPKAGPITYRFGSAGQDTQFCLWDLTEDVLYPHPPLARTRTLPGTPGTTPPAASGSRGGEPGPGPLPRSLSRSNSLPHPAGSGKAGGPGATEPGTPFSIGRFATLTLQERRDRGSEKEHKRYHSLGNISRGSSGGSGGGDKPSGPVPRSRLDPAKVLGTALCPRIHEVPLLEPLVCKKIAQERLTVLLFLEDCIITACQEGLICTWARPGKAFTDEEAEAQTGEGSWPRSPSKSVVEGISSQPGNSPSGTVV; encoded by the exons ATGGCGGCGGGCGGCGCGGAGGGCGGCTCGGGCCCCGGCGCCGCCATGGGGGACTGCGCGGAAATCAAGTCGCAGTTCCGCACCCGCGAGGGCTTCTACAAGCTGCTCCCCGGCGATGGCGCCGCTCGCAGGTCGGGTCCGGCTTCCGCCCAGACCCCGGCGCCGCCCCAGCCGCCGCAGCCCCCGCCcggccctgcctcctcctctggcCCCGGCGCCGCGGGCTCCGCGCCGTCCCCGCCGCCCGCAGGCCCGGGACCAGGGCCCGCACTGCCCGCCGTGCGTCTCAGCCTCGTGCGCCTCGGGGAGCCCGACGGCGCCGGGGCCGGGGAACCGCCCGCCACGCCCGCGGGGCTGGGTGCCGGAGGAGACCGCGTCTGCTTCAACTTGGGCCGCGAGCTCTATTTCTACCCGGGCTGCTGCCGCCGCGGGAGCCAACGG TCCATTGACCTCAACAAGCCAATTGACAAGCGGATCTATAAGGGTACCCAGCCCACCTGCCATGACTTCAACCAGTTCACTGCTGCCACAGAGACCATCTCCCTGCTGGTGGGGTTCTCAGCCGGCCAGGTGCAGTACCTGGATCTCATCAAGAAGGACACCAGCAAGCTATTCAATGAAGAG CGGCTGATCGACAAGACCAAGGTGACCTATCTGAAGTGGCTGCCTGAGTCGGAGAGCCTGTTCCTGGCCTCACACGCCAGCGGCCACCTGTACCTGTACAACGTCAGCCACCCGTGCGCCTCGGCCCCGCCCCAGTACAGCCTGCTGAAGCAGGGCGAGGGCTTCGCCGTCTACGCCGCCAAGAGCAAGGCGCCCCGCAACCCGCTGGCCAAGTGGGCGGTGGGCGAGGGGCCCCTCAACGAGTTCGCCTTCTCGCCCGACGGCCGGCACCTGGCCTGCGTCAGCCAGGACGGCTGCCTGCGCGTCTTCCACTTCGACTCCATGCTCCTGCGGGGGCTCATGAAGAGCTACTTTGGGGGcctgctgtgtgtgtgctggAGCCCCGACGGCCGCTATGTCGTGACGGGTGGCGAAGACGACCTGGTCACCGTGTGGTCCTTCACCGAGGGCCGTGTGGTGGCCCGAGGCCATGGCCACAAGTCCTGGGTCAACGCTGTGGCCTTTGACCCCTACACCACGAGGGCCGAGGAGGCGGCAGCGGCCGGCGGTGACGGGGAGCGGAGtggcgaggaggaggaggagcccgacacggggggCACGGGCTCGGGCGGGGGACCCCCCCTCTCCCCGCTGCCCAAAGCCGGCCCCATCACCTACCGCTTCGGCTCGGCCGGCCAGGACACGCAGTTCTGCCTGTGGGACCTCACCGAAGACGTGCTTTACCCCCACCCGCCCCTGGCCCGCACCCGCACCCTCCCCGGCACGCCTGGCACCACGCCGCCCGCCGCCAGCGGCTCCCGGGGTGGCGAGCCCGgccctggccccctgccccgctCACTGTCCCGCTCCAACAGCCTCCCGCACCCGGCAGGCAGTGGCAAGGCAGGTGGCCCGGGCGCCACTGAGCCGGGCACGCCGTTCAGCATCGGCCGCTTTGCCACGCTCACGCTGCAGGAGCGGCGGGACCGGgggtcagagaaagagcacaagcgctACCACAGCCTCGGCAACATCAGCCGGGGCAGCAGCGGGGGCAGTGGCGGCGGGGACAAGCCCAGCGGCCCCGTCCCCCGCAGCCGGCTGGACCCAGCCAAGGTGCTGGGCACCGCGCTGTGCCCGCGCATCCACGAGGTGCCCCTGCTCGAGCCCCTGGTGTGCAAGAAGATCGCCCAGGAGCGGCTCACGGTCCTCCTCTTCCTGGAGGACTGCATCATCACCGCCTGCCAGGAGGGCCTCATCTGTACCTGGGCCCGGCCGGGCAAGGCG TTCACAGACGAGGAGGCCGAGGCCCAGACAGGGGAAGGAAGTTGGCCCAGGTCACCCAGCAAGTCAGTGGTAGAG GGCATCTCTTCCCAACCAGGCAACTCCCCGAGCGGCACAGTGGTGTGA
- the DMWD gene encoding dystrophia myotonica WD repeat-containing protein isoform X2 gives MAAGGAEGGSGPGAAMGDCAEIKSQFRTREGFYKLLPGDGAARRSGPASAQTPAPPQPPQPPPGPASSSGPGAAGSAPSPPPAGPGPGPALPAVRLSLVRLGEPDGAGAGEPPATPAGLGAGGDRVCFNLGRELYFYPGCCRRGSQRSIDLNKPIDKRIYKGTQPTCHDFNQFTAATETISLLVGFSAGQVQYLDLIKKDTSKLFNEERLIDKTKVTYLKWLPESESLFLASHASGHLYLYNVSHPCASAPPQYSLLKQGEGFAVYAAKSKAPRNPLAKWAVGEGPLNEFAFSPDGRHLACVSQDGCLRVFHFDSMLLRGLMKSYFGGLLCVCWSPDGRYVVTGGEDDLVTVWSFTEGRVVARGHGHKSWVNAVAFDPYTTRAEEAAAAGGDGERSGEEEEEPDTGGTGSGGGPPLSPLPKAGPITYRFGSAGQDTQFCLWDLTEDVLYPHPPLARTRTLPGTPGTTPPAASGSRGGEPGPGPLPRSLSRSNSLPHPAGSGKAGGPGATEPGTPFSIGRFATLTLQERRDRGSEKEHKRYHSLGNISRGSSGGSGGGDKPSGPVPRSRLDPAKVLGTALCPRIHEVPLLEPLVCKKIAQERLTVLLFLEDCIITACQEGLICTWARPGKAGISSQPGNSPSGTVV, from the exons ATGGCGGCGGGCGGCGCGGAGGGCGGCTCGGGCCCCGGCGCCGCCATGGGGGACTGCGCGGAAATCAAGTCGCAGTTCCGCACCCGCGAGGGCTTCTACAAGCTGCTCCCCGGCGATGGCGCCGCTCGCAGGTCGGGTCCGGCTTCCGCCCAGACCCCGGCGCCGCCCCAGCCGCCGCAGCCCCCGCCcggccctgcctcctcctctggcCCCGGCGCCGCGGGCTCCGCGCCGTCCCCGCCGCCCGCAGGCCCGGGACCAGGGCCCGCACTGCCCGCCGTGCGTCTCAGCCTCGTGCGCCTCGGGGAGCCCGACGGCGCCGGGGCCGGGGAACCGCCCGCCACGCCCGCGGGGCTGGGTGCCGGAGGAGACCGCGTCTGCTTCAACTTGGGCCGCGAGCTCTATTTCTACCCGGGCTGCTGCCGCCGCGGGAGCCAACGG TCCATTGACCTCAACAAGCCAATTGACAAGCGGATCTATAAGGGTACCCAGCCCACCTGCCATGACTTCAACCAGTTCACTGCTGCCACAGAGACCATCTCCCTGCTGGTGGGGTTCTCAGCCGGCCAGGTGCAGTACCTGGATCTCATCAAGAAGGACACCAGCAAGCTATTCAATGAAGAG CGGCTGATCGACAAGACCAAGGTGACCTATCTGAAGTGGCTGCCTGAGTCGGAGAGCCTGTTCCTGGCCTCACACGCCAGCGGCCACCTGTACCTGTACAACGTCAGCCACCCGTGCGCCTCGGCCCCGCCCCAGTACAGCCTGCTGAAGCAGGGCGAGGGCTTCGCCGTCTACGCCGCCAAGAGCAAGGCGCCCCGCAACCCGCTGGCCAAGTGGGCGGTGGGCGAGGGGCCCCTCAACGAGTTCGCCTTCTCGCCCGACGGCCGGCACCTGGCCTGCGTCAGCCAGGACGGCTGCCTGCGCGTCTTCCACTTCGACTCCATGCTCCTGCGGGGGCTCATGAAGAGCTACTTTGGGGGcctgctgtgtgtgtgctggAGCCCCGACGGCCGCTATGTCGTGACGGGTGGCGAAGACGACCTGGTCACCGTGTGGTCCTTCACCGAGGGCCGTGTGGTGGCCCGAGGCCATGGCCACAAGTCCTGGGTCAACGCTGTGGCCTTTGACCCCTACACCACGAGGGCCGAGGAGGCGGCAGCGGCCGGCGGTGACGGGGAGCGGAGtggcgaggaggaggaggagcccgacacggggggCACGGGCTCGGGCGGGGGACCCCCCCTCTCCCCGCTGCCCAAAGCCGGCCCCATCACCTACCGCTTCGGCTCGGCCGGCCAGGACACGCAGTTCTGCCTGTGGGACCTCACCGAAGACGTGCTTTACCCCCACCCGCCCCTGGCCCGCACCCGCACCCTCCCCGGCACGCCTGGCACCACGCCGCCCGCCGCCAGCGGCTCCCGGGGTGGCGAGCCCGgccctggccccctgccccgctCACTGTCCCGCTCCAACAGCCTCCCGCACCCGGCAGGCAGTGGCAAGGCAGGTGGCCCGGGCGCCACTGAGCCGGGCACGCCGTTCAGCATCGGCCGCTTTGCCACGCTCACGCTGCAGGAGCGGCGGGACCGGgggtcagagaaagagcacaagcgctACCACAGCCTCGGCAACATCAGCCGGGGCAGCAGCGGGGGCAGTGGCGGCGGGGACAAGCCCAGCGGCCCCGTCCCCCGCAGCCGGCTGGACCCAGCCAAGGTGCTGGGCACCGCGCTGTGCCCGCGCATCCACGAGGTGCCCCTGCTCGAGCCCCTGGTGTGCAAGAAGATCGCCCAGGAGCGGCTCACGGTCCTCCTCTTCCTGGAGGACTGCATCATCACCGCCTGCCAGGAGGGCCTCATCTGTACCTGGGCCCGGCCGGGCAAGGCG GGCATCTCTTCCCAACCAGGCAACTCCCCGAGCGGCACAGTGGTGTGA